A region from the Lolium perenne isolate Kyuss_39 chromosome 4, Kyuss_2.0, whole genome shotgun sequence genome encodes:
- the LOC127294466 gene encoding uncharacterized protein: MAWAARFLTAVSFLAAGILFAPDSLVGGSPGRPAAGVAAARLAHLLCFATAWGAALWVTFIGGIVMFKNLPRHQFGNLQGKMFPAYFMLISVCSAISVAAFAYLHPWKTASTIERYQLGFLLAALGFDLSNLLVFTPMTIEMMMKRHKIEKDLGIGSEVGGSRNSDVAKTSPALAAMNKKFGMIHGLSSLANIMAFGSLAMHSWHLASKLKL, translated from the exons ATGGCGTGGGCGGCGCGGTTCCTGACGGCGGTCTCGTTCCTCGCCGCGGGCATCCTCTTCGCGCCGGACTCGCTCGTCGGCGGCAGCCCCGGCCGCCCCGCCGCCGGCGTTGCAGCGGCGAGGCTAGCCCACCTCCTCTGCTTCGCCACCGCCTGGGGCGCCGCGCTCTGGGTCACCTTCATCGGCGGCATCGTCATGTTCAA GAATTTGCCAAGGCACCAGTTTGGGAATCTACAGGGGAAGATGTTCCCAGCCTACTTCATGTTGATATCAGTGTGCTCAGCCATATCGGTAGCAGCATTTGCATACCTCCACCCATGGAAGACAGCTTCAACTATTGAGCGTTACCAGCTGGGATTCCTTCTTGCGGCCCTTGGTTTTGACCTCTCCAATCTTCTTGTCTTCACCCCCATGACCATCGAG atgatgatgaagaggcacAAGATCGAGAAGGACCTCGGCATCGGCAGCGAGGTGGGTGGTTCGAGGAATTCGGACGTTGCGAAGACGAGTCCCGCGCTTGCGGCGATGAACAAGAAGTTTGGGATGATCCACGGGCTGTCGTCGCTGGCAAACATCATGGCGTTCGGCAGCCTTGCCATGCACTCCTGGCATCTCGCCAGCAAGCTCAAGCTGTGA